The proteins below come from a single Serpentinimonas raichei genomic window:
- the leuB gene encoding 3-isopropylmalate dehydrogenase: protein MKIAVLPGDGIGTEIVAQALSVLQALGLPFEFEHAAVGGAAYEAHGHPLPEATLKLAQQADAVLFGAVGDWKYDRLERHLRPEQAILGLRKHLGLFANFRPAICYPQLVDSSSLKPELVAGLDILIIRELTGDIYFGQPRGRRSAPDGPFAGSEEAFDTMRYSRPEIERIAHVAFKAARQRNNKVTSVDKANVLETFQFWKDVVSAVHAQYPDVALEHMYVDNAAMQLVKRPKAFDVIVTGNMFGDILSDEASMLTGSIGMLPSASLNEHGQGLYEPSHGSAPDIAGQGVANPLATILSAAMMLRFSLGQPEAAARIEAAVKTVLEQGLRTPDIMAPGCTRVGTAQMGAAVRAALG, encoded by the coding sequence ATGAAAATCGCAGTCCTCCCCGGTGACGGCATCGGCACCGAAATCGTCGCCCAAGCGCTCAGCGTGTTGCAGGCTCTGGGTTTGCCGTTCGAGTTCGAGCACGCCGCGGTGGGCGGTGCCGCCTACGAGGCGCACGGCCACCCGCTGCCCGAGGCCACGCTCAAGCTGGCGCAGCAGGCCGACGCGGTGCTGTTCGGCGCCGTGGGCGACTGGAAATACGACCGGCTCGAGCGCCACCTGCGGCCCGAGCAAGCCATTTTGGGGCTGCGCAAGCACCTGGGGCTGTTTGCCAACTTCCGCCCCGCCATCTGCTACCCGCAGCTGGTCGACTCCTCCAGCCTCAAACCCGAGCTGGTGGCCGGGCTCGACATCCTGATCATCCGCGAGCTCACCGGCGACATCTACTTCGGCCAACCGCGCGGCCGCCGCAGCGCCCCAGACGGCCCCTTTGCCGGCAGCGAAGAAGCCTTCGACACCATGCGCTACAGCCGGCCCGAGATCGAGCGCATTGCCCACGTGGCCTTCAAGGCCGCGCGCCAGCGCAACAACAAGGTCACCAGCGTGGACAAGGCCAACGTGCTCGAGACCTTCCAGTTCTGGAAAGACGTGGTGAGCGCAGTGCACGCCCAGTACCCCGACGTGGCGCTGGAGCACATGTATGTCGATAACGCCGCGATGCAGTTGGTCAAGCGCCCCAAGGCTTTTGACGTGATCGTCACCGGAAATATGTTTGGCGACATTTTGTCCGACGAGGCCTCGATGCTCACCGGCTCGATCGGCATGCTGCCCTCGGCAAGCCTGAACGAGCACGGCCAGGGCCTGTACGAGCCCAGCCACGGCAGCGCGCCCGACATCGCCGGGCAAGGCGTGGCCAACCCGCTGGCCACGATTTTGAGCGCGGCCATGATGCTGCGCTTCTCGCTCGGCCAGCCCGAGGCGGCGGCGCGCATCGAGGCCGCAGTGAAAACCGTGCTCGAGCAAGGCCTGCGCACGCCCGACATCATGGCCCCCGGCTGCACCCGCGTCGGTACGGCGCAGATGGGCGCGGCGGTGCGGGCGGCGCTGGGCTGA
- a CDS encoding mechanosensitive ion channel family protein yields MQMLPQWLYPWVSSIVLGAQITLLILGAWLLRALFGRLVRRTSTRHGLPPEFTFVVLLAGKIVIYGAAMLLVLDRLGVSATVLWTAFTGFAAVAAVAFFAAWSVLSNIFCSFLIFVTGIVRLHDHIEVVENGQTAGLRGQVIDINLIYTTVQEHSADGSGSTLKFPNSMFFQRITRTWPGEPPAPVVAPTGAGAASQPPSGGATP; encoded by the coding sequence ATGCAAATGCTGCCGCAGTGGCTGTACCCTTGGGTGTCCAGCATCGTGCTCGGTGCGCAGATCACCCTGCTCATCTTGGGTGCGTGGCTGCTGCGCGCCCTGTTTGGGCGCTTGGTGCGGCGTACCAGCACGCGCCATGGGCTGCCACCCGAGTTTACGTTTGTCGTCTTGCTCGCGGGCAAGATCGTGATCTACGGTGCCGCCATGTTGCTGGTGCTCGACCGCCTGGGGGTTTCGGCCACCGTGCTCTGGACCGCGTTCACCGGCTTTGCGGCCGTGGCGGCGGTGGCCTTTTTTGCCGCCTGGAGCGTGCTGTCCAACATTTTTTGCAGTTTTTTGATCTTTGTTACCGGCATCGTGCGCTTGCACGACCACATCGAAGTCGTGGAAAACGGCCAAACCGCTGGGCTCAGGGGCCAAGTGATCGACATCAATCTGATCTACACCACGGTGCAGGAACACAGCGCCGACGGCTCGGGCTCGACCCTGAAGTTTCCCAACAGCATGTTTTTTCAACGCATCACGCGCACTTGGCCGGGCGAGCCGCCCGCGCCAGTGGTCGCGCCCACGGGCGCCGGTGCCGCCTCCCAGCCGCCCAGCGGCGGCGCTACGCCCTAA
- a CDS encoding DUF2784 domain-containing protein, which yields MWYQIAAEAVMSVHLLYIVFSVFGAVLALWWRWVPWLQLPCAAWAFFVMIAGAPCPLTDIENHFRLQAGQAGMAPGGFIEHYLLAVIYPAGLTRELQYLLGALVLGFNGVIYAWVWRRWRRRPPGGAIRA from the coding sequence ATGTGGTACCAAATCGCGGCCGAAGCGGTCATGAGCGTCCACCTGCTCTACATTGTTTTTTCGGTGTTCGGGGCCGTGCTGGCGCTGTGGTGGCGCTGGGTGCCGTGGCTGCAACTGCCGTGCGCGGCTTGGGCCTTTTTTGTCATGATCGCCGGGGCGCCGTGCCCGCTCACCGACATCGAAAACCATTTTCGGCTCCAGGCTGGCCAGGCCGGCATGGCGCCGGGCGGCTTCATCGAGCACTACTTGCTGGCCGTGATCTACCCCGCAGGCCTGACGCGCGAGCTGCAATACCTGCTCGGGGCGCTGGTGCTGGGGTTCAACGGCGTGATTTATGCGTGGGTCTGGAGGCGCTGGCGCCGCCGTCCCCCGGGGGGTGCAATTAGGGCGTAG
- the asd gene encoding aspartate-semialdehyde dehydrogenase: MSKLVGLVGWRGMVGSVLMDRMTAEGDFAHIDPVFFSTSNAGGAAPAQAQSQRTLQDANDVAALARCDIIITCQGGDYTKAVYPQLRASGWRGHWIDAASALRMEPEAVIVLDPVNEGLIRQRLAAGGRDWIGGNCTNSILLMGLCGLFRADLVEWVSSMTYQAASGGGANHMRELLQGMGVCHAAVAADLANPASAILDIDRKVAQAIRDDVPREYFGAPLAGGLIPWIDAQLDNGQSKEEWKGQAEVNKILGTAQTIPVDGLCVRIGAMRCHSLALTLKLKHDLPLAEIEALIRGGNPWVKWVPNERPASVAELTPAAITGGLQVGVGRVRKLNMGPQYLSAFVIGDQLLWGAAEPLRRMLRILLAA, encoded by the coding sequence ATGAGCAAGTTGGTAGGTCTGGTGGGCTGGCGCGGCATGGTCGGCTCGGTGTTGATGGATCGCATGACGGCCGAGGGCGACTTCGCGCACATCGACCCGGTGTTCTTTTCCACCTCCAACGCCGGCGGCGCTGCCCCGGCACAAGCCCAAAGCCAGCGCACGCTGCAAGACGCCAACGACGTGGCGGCCTTGGCGCGCTGCGACATCATCATCACCTGCCAGGGCGGCGACTACACCAAAGCCGTATACCCACAGCTGCGCGCCAGCGGCTGGCGCGGGCACTGGATCGACGCCGCCTCGGCGCTGCGCATGGAACCCGAGGCCGTGATCGTGCTCGACCCGGTCAACGAGGGCCTGATCCGCCAGCGCTTGGCTGCCGGCGGGCGCGACTGGATCGGCGGCAACTGCACCAACTCGATTTTGCTCATGGGCCTGTGCGGCTTGTTCCGCGCCGATCTGGTGGAGTGGGTCAGCTCGATGACCTACCAAGCGGCCTCGGGCGGCGGCGCCAACCACATGCGCGAACTGCTGCAAGGCATGGGCGTGTGCCACGCCGCCGTGGCCGCCGACTTGGCCAACCCAGCCAGCGCCATCCTGGACATCGACCGCAAAGTGGCGCAGGCCATCCGAGATGATGTGCCGCGCGAATACTTCGGCGCCCCGCTGGCCGGCGGCCTGATCCCGTGGATCGACGCGCAGCTCGACAACGGCCAGTCCAAAGAAGAATGGAAAGGCCAGGCTGAGGTCAACAAAATCCTGGGCACGGCCCAGACCATCCCGGTCGATGGCCTGTGCGTGCGCATCGGCGCCATGCGCTGCCACAGCCTGGCCCTCACGCTCAAACTCAAGCATGACCTGCCGCTGGCCGAAATCGAAGCCCTGATTCGGGGCGGCAACCCCTGGGTCAAATGGGTTCCCAACGAGCGCCCGGCCAGCGTGGCCGAGCTCACGCCAGCGGCCATCACCGGCGGCTTGCAGGTGGGCGTGGGCCGGGTGCGCAAGCTCAACATGGGGCCACAGTATTTGTCGGCGTTTGTGATCGGCGACCAACTGCTGTGGGGCGCGGCCGAGCCGCTGCGGCGCATGTTGCGCATTCTGCTGGCGGCTTGA
- a CDS encoding FimV/HubP family polar landmark protein, which yields MGPVAAAANRPSHANPRLRWGSVASAVAIAAALSVSASQAWAVALGRVTVQSQLGQPLRAEIDLPQLSAQDAATLQASVAAPERFQALNMSFNPALNDVQFRLVVLPDGRSVLRLSSNAAITEPFLDLLVQANWANGQLLRGYTLLFDPPNLRPAAEPLPPVAAVAAVVAPPTPAPTVTLVRPAVPLPPTPPAATAPRVAAAPTPPPAQEPPAAAPVPAPAAPAPASVTVRRGDTAGRIAQAHLPAGVSLDQMLVALLQANPDAFMGANVNRLRAGVVLELPDIQAAGATPAPEARRIVQAHSRDFNEFRRRLAALAPAQVAPEATRAAAGAVQAEVTDPRPAATAQDRLTLERGALPGTAADQLAQARQQQAEQQQAAELERNLQELERLRQAALAAATAPAPAAATTAPAATEAPLAAAPETTAPPTAPTVEVAAAVAPPPPPAPAAGPPAPPTPPMTEAAAPGLVQTLTTHPLALPAAGGAAALLLLGLLAARMRSRRQQERGTLDDRDDPQALGAEHHPSSYPNTEAPASSMMYSPSQLDAGGDVDPVAEAEVYLAYGRDKQAEDILLEAIRLHPERQPVHLKLLEIYGQRRDVAAFNDAAKVLHLVSGGTGDAWDQAREAGQLLDPDNPLYQWIPSVAAADSVSSVSPDINLDFDQPASTPTPAADQSADPAPAAPPAASAADDELDALLMGQRKPTTQPEQTIDFDFDLEPAPASASTPTAATSGTALQRPADSPASHELDFDLDLSEFDAPAPKQPTAPPAPAPEHAAAADQLPASLKDLSLDLDLDLDTQGADPLETKLSLAQEFDAIGDTDGARSLAQEVEQEATGALQEQARAFLARLG from the coding sequence ATGGGACCTGTAGCCGCAGCCGCCAACAGGCCATCCCACGCCAACCCCCGGCTGCGCTGGGGTTCGGTGGCGAGCGCGGTGGCGATAGCGGCCGCCCTCTCGGTGTCAGCGAGTCAGGCGTGGGCCGTGGCGCTGGGGCGGGTGACGGTGCAGTCGCAACTGGGTCAACCACTGCGCGCTGAAATCGACTTACCCCAACTCTCGGCACAAGATGCCGCCACCTTGCAGGCCAGTGTGGCGGCGCCAGAGCGGTTTCAGGCGCTCAACATGAGCTTCAACCCGGCCCTCAACGACGTGCAGTTTCGACTGGTCGTGCTGCCCGACGGACGCAGTGTGTTGCGCCTGAGCAGCAACGCCGCCATCACCGAACCCTTCCTCGACTTGCTGGTGCAAGCCAATTGGGCCAACGGGCAGTTGCTGCGTGGCTACACGCTGTTGTTCGACCCACCCAACTTGCGTCCTGCCGCCGAACCGCTGCCGCCCGTTGCTGCCGTTGCTGCCGTGGTTGCGCCTCCGACTCCTGCGCCCACTGTGACGCTGGTGCGCCCGGCGGTGCCACTGCCTCCAACTCCTCCCGCCGCCACAGCGCCACGCGTGGCCGCCGCACCCACACCCCCACCCGCTCAAGAGCCACCAGCCGCCGCGCCTGTGCCAGCACCCGCCGCACCCGCACCCGCCTCTGTCACGGTGCGTCGCGGCGATACCGCAGGCCGCATCGCGCAGGCCCACCTGCCGGCTGGGGTCTCACTCGACCAGATGCTGGTGGCGCTGCTGCAAGCCAACCCCGACGCCTTCATGGGCGCCAACGTCAACCGGCTGCGTGCCGGAGTCGTGCTGGAGTTGCCCGACATCCAAGCCGCCGGCGCCACCCCGGCCCCCGAGGCACGGCGCATCGTGCAAGCCCACAGCCGCGACTTCAACGAATTCCGGCGTCGCTTGGCGGCATTGGCCCCGGCCCAAGTGGCGCCCGAAGCCACCCGTGCCGCAGCCGGTGCGGTGCAAGCCGAAGTCACCGACCCCCGCCCAGCCGCCACGGCGCAAGACCGCTTGACGCTGGAGCGCGGCGCCCTGCCCGGCACCGCGGCCGACCAATTGGCCCAAGCGCGGCAACAGCAGGCCGAGCAGCAGCAAGCCGCCGAGCTGGAGCGCAACCTGCAAGAGCTCGAGCGCCTGCGCCAAGCTGCGCTGGCCGCTGCCACCGCACCCGCTCCAGCCGCTGCCACCACGGCCCCGGCAGCCACCGAAGCTCCGCTTGCAGCTGCACCTGAAACCACCGCCCCGCCCACTGCGCCGACCGTCGAAGTGGCGGCCGCAGTCGCACCGCCGCCCCCCCCTGCACCGGCAGCCGGGCCGCCTGCCCCGCCAACGCCCCCAATGACAGAAGCCGCTGCACCCGGTTTGGTGCAGACCCTCACCACCCACCCACTGGCGCTGCCCGCAGCCGGTGGGGCGGCTGCCCTGCTGCTGCTGGGCTTGCTGGCCGCACGCATGCGCAGCCGGCGCCAACAAGAACGGGGCACCTTGGACGACCGGGACGATCCGCAAGCTCTGGGCGCAGAGCACCACCCCTCGAGCTACCCCAACACCGAGGCCCCGGCCTCTTCGATGATGTATTCGCCCAGCCAGCTCGACGCCGGCGGAGACGTCGATCCGGTGGCCGAAGCCGAGGTGTACCTGGCCTACGGCCGCGACAAGCAAGCCGAAGACATCTTGCTCGAAGCCATCCGCCTGCACCCCGAGCGCCAACCCGTGCACCTCAAGCTGCTGGAAATCTACGGTCAGCGGCGTGACGTGGCAGCCTTCAACGACGCTGCCAAGGTGCTGCATCTGGTCAGTGGCGGCACGGGCGACGCCTGGGATCAGGCACGCGAAGCGGGTCAGTTGCTCGACCCCGACAACCCCCTGTACCAGTGGATTCCCTCCGTCGCCGCGGCGGACTCGGTCAGCTCGGTGTCACCCGACATCAATCTGGATTTCGATCAACCGGCATCCACACCCACACCGGCGGCCGACCAGAGCGCCGATCCTGCTCCCGCAGCGCCGCCAGCGGCCTCTGCCGCGGACGACGAGTTGGATGCCCTGCTGATGGGCCAGCGCAAACCCACCACCCAACCCGAGCAAACCATCGATTTCGATTTCGACCTCGAACCCGCCCCCGCATCTGCGTCCACCCCAACGGCGGCAACCAGCGGGACAGCGCTTCAGCGTCCCGCTGATTCCCCGGCGTCCCATGAGCTTGACTTCGATCTCGACCTGAGCGAGTTCGATGCCCCCGCGCCCAAGCAGCCAACCGCACCCCCTGCACCCGCTCCCGAGCATGCAGCGGCTGCCGATCAACTCCCTGCCAGCCTGAAAGATTTGTCACTCGACCTCGATCTCGACCTCGATACACAAGGGGCCGACCCGCTGGAGACCAAGCTGTCGCTGGCCCAGGAGTTCGACGCCATCGGTGACACCGACGGGGCGCGCTCGCTGGCGCAAGAAGTCGAGCAAGAAGCCACCGGGGCGCTGCAAGAGCAGGCGCGGGCTTTCTTGGCGCGCTTGGGCTGA
- the truA gene encoding tRNA pseudouridine(38-40) synthase TruA: MRLALGISYCGSAYQGWQSQTGGQTVQDRLQAALAAFTATPAVSTLCAGRTDAGVHALMQVVHFDTPIERPLHAWVRGCNRYLPPDIAIQWAQPVPDAFHARASALARRYVYVLLESAVRPSLEHGRVGWVFRPLALPALQAAAAQLLGRHDFTSFRASSCQALSPVKHLRRLDISRHGAYWCFEFEADAFLHHMVRNLMGCLLAVGQGLHPPDWIAAVLAARSRAVAAPTFAPDGLYFIGPVYAPHWGLPSQVPGLDWLP, encoded by the coding sequence TTGCGCCTCGCGCTCGGCATCAGCTACTGCGGCAGCGCCTACCAAGGCTGGCAAAGCCAAACCGGCGGCCAGACGGTGCAAGACCGCCTGCAGGCGGCGCTGGCCGCCTTCACCGCCACCCCGGCGGTGAGCACCCTGTGCGCGGGCCGCACCGACGCCGGAGTCCACGCCCTGATGCAGGTGGTGCATTTCGACACCCCGATCGAGCGCCCGCTGCACGCTTGGGTGCGCGGCTGCAACCGCTACCTGCCGCCCGACATCGCCATCCAGTGGGCGCAGCCGGTGCCCGATGCCTTCCACGCCCGCGCCAGCGCGCTGGCGCGCCGCTACGTCTACGTGCTGCTCGAATCCGCCGTGCGCCCCAGCCTAGAACACGGCCGCGTCGGCTGGGTCTTCAGGCCGCTGGCGCTGCCCGCCTTGCAAGCGGCGGCGGCGCAGCTGCTGGGCCGGCACGACTTCACGAGCTTTAGAGCCTCCAGTTGCCAGGCGCTCAGCCCGGTCAAACACCTGCGCCGGCTCGATATTTCCCGCCACGGGGCCTACTGGTGCTTCGAGTTCGAGGCCGACGCCTTTTTGCACCACATGGTGCGCAACCTCATGGGCTGCCTGCTGGCCGTTGGCCAAGGCCTGCACCCGCCGGATTGGATCGCCGCCGTGCTGGCGGCGCGCAGCCGCGCCGTCGCCGCCCCCACCTTCGCCCCCGATGGGCTGTACTTCATCGGCCCGGTCTATGCCCCACACTGGGGCCTGCCGAGCCAGGTGCCGGGGCTGGACTGGCTGCCCTAG
- a CDS encoding phosphoribosylanthranilate isomerase, whose translation MPHRTRIKICGLTRPADLHCAVAAGADAVGFVLYPPSARALSAAQTGELARLLPPFVTPVLLFVNPSAAEVQAGLDAVPQALLQFHGDESPAQCQALAQGRPYLRAARIPLGPDAARFDLLEYAQQHAGAQALLLDAQVPGYGGAGHAFDWTAFNWSHPALNASSRLVLSGGLTPANVADGVRLLRPWAVDVSSGVEAARGIKCPERIERFIAAVRLADAAPT comes from the coding sequence ATGCCCCACCGCACCCGCATCAAAATCTGTGGCCTGACGCGCCCTGCCGACCTGCACTGCGCCGTGGCCGCCGGGGCCGACGCCGTGGGCTTTGTGCTCTACCCGCCCAGCGCGCGCGCCCTCAGCGCTGCGCAGACGGGCGAGCTGGCGCGCTTGTTGCCGCCCTTCGTTACCCCGGTGCTGCTATTCGTGAACCCGAGCGCGGCCGAGGTGCAGGCGGGGCTGGACGCGGTGCCGCAGGCGCTGTTGCAGTTTCATGGCGACGAGTCGCCCGCCCAGTGCCAGGCGCTGGCCCAAGGCCGGCCCTATCTGCGCGCTGCGCGCATTCCGCTGGGCCCCGACGCGGCGCGCTTCGATCTCCTAGAATACGCGCAGCAACACGCCGGCGCGCAAGCGCTGCTGCTCGATGCCCAGGTACCGGGCTACGGCGGCGCCGGCCACGCCTTCGACTGGACAGCCTTCAATTGGTCACACCCCGCACTAAACGCCAGCTCTCGCCTCGTTTTGTCTGGTGGGCTCACACCTGCAAACGTGGCCGATGGCGTGCGCCTGCTGCGGCCGTGGGCGGTTGATGTGAGTTCGGGCGTGGAAGCCGCCCGCGGCATCAAATGTCCCGAACGGATCGAGCGCTTCATCGCCGCCGTGCGCCTGGCCGATGCGGCCCCAACCTGA
- the trpB gene encoding tryptophan synthase subunit beta — translation MSTAPPLYQQPDPSGHFGPYGGSFVSETLTHALAELRAAYARYQNDPEFLREFHYELAHFVGRPSPIYHAARSSRELGGAQIFLKREDLNHTGAHKINNVIGQAMLARRMGKPRIIAETGAGQHGVATATICARYGLECVIYMGAEDLKRQLPNVYRMKLLGATVVPVTSGSQTLKDALNEAMRDWVTNVEHTFYIIGTVAGPHPYPMMVRDFQRVIGEECLQQMPALLAELGLPGNGAELQPDVVLACVGGGSNAMGIFHPYLDHPRTRLIGVEAAGAGLESGRHAASLQKGLPGVLHGNRTYVLQDNDGQIVETHSVSAGLDYPGVGPEHAWLKDSGRAEYVGITDEQALAAFHRLCRREGIIPALESSHALAYAFELAPTLRPDQSILVNLSGRGDKDLGTVAELAGVTV, via the coding sequence ATGTCCACCGCCCCACCCCTGTACCAGCAGCCCGACCCCAGCGGCCACTTCGGCCCCTACGGCGGCAGCTTTGTCAGCGAAACGCTCACGCACGCCTTGGCCGAACTGCGCGCCGCCTACGCCCGCTATCAGAACGACCCCGAATTCCTGCGCGAATTCCACTACGAGCTGGCGCACTTCGTCGGCCGCCCCTCGCCCATCTACCACGCCGCGCGCAGCAGCCGCGAACTGGGCGGGGCGCAGATCTTCCTCAAGCGCGAAGACCTCAACCACACCGGCGCGCACAAGATCAACAACGTGATCGGCCAGGCCATGCTGGCGCGGCGCATGGGCAAGCCGCGCATCATCGCCGAAACCGGGGCCGGCCAGCACGGTGTGGCCACCGCCACCATCTGCGCCCGCTACGGGCTCGAATGCGTGATTTACATGGGTGCCGAAGACCTCAAGCGCCAGTTGCCCAACGTCTATCGCATGAAGCTGCTCGGTGCCACCGTGGTGCCGGTGACTTCGGGCAGCCAGACCCTCAAAGACGCGCTCAACGAAGCCATGCGCGACTGGGTCACGAACGTCGAGCACACCTTCTACATCATCGGCACCGTCGCCGGGCCGCACCCCTACCCGATGATGGTGCGCGATTTCCAGCGCGTCATCGGCGAGGAATGCCTGCAACAAATGCCCGCCCTGCTGGCCGAACTCGGCCTGCCCGGCAACGGGGCCGAATTGCAGCCCGATGTGGTGCTGGCCTGCGTCGGCGGCGGCAGCAATGCGATGGGGATTTTTCACCCCTACCTAGACCACCCGCGCACGCGCCTGATCGGTGTCGAGGCCGCCGGGGCCGGGCTGGAAAGCGGCCGCCACGCCGCCTCGCTGCAAAAGGGGCTGCCCGGCGTGCTGCACGGCAACCGCACCTACGTGCTGCAAGACAATGACGGCCAGATCGTCGAAACCCACAGCGTCAGCGCCGGGCTGGACTACCCCGGCGTCGGGCCCGAGCACGCCTGGCTCAAAGACAGCGGCCGCGCCGAATACGTGGGCATCACCGACGAGCAGGCGCTGGCCGCCTTTCACCGCCTGTGCCGCCGCGAGGGCATCATCCCGGCGCTCGAATCCAGCCACGCGCTGGCCTACGCCTTCGAGCTCGCCCCCACCCTGCGCCCGGATCAATCGATTTTGGTCAACCTCTCGGGCCGGGGCGACAAAGACCTCGGCACCGTGGCCGAACTGGCGGGAGTGACCGTATGA
- the trpA gene encoding tryptophan synthase subunit alpha, translating to MSRIPATFQRLQAQRRKALIPYLTAGFPQADCTPALMHALVQGGADIIELGVPFSDPMADGPVIQQAGERALRAGVGLAQVLAMVRAFRAHDPHTPVVLMGYANPVERYQIKHGAGAFARDAAAAGVDGVLIVDYPPEECQDFAAALKAQGLDLIFLLAPTSSEARMAEVGRVASGYVYYVSLKGVTGAGHLDTAAVEAMLPRIRRHVHIPVGVGFGIRDAASACAVGRSADAVVIGTRLIQLLDAAAPGQAEAVARAFMAELRLALDGMEGNRG from the coding sequence ATGAGCCGCATCCCGGCCACTTTCCAGCGCCTGCAAGCGCAGCGCCGCAAAGCGCTCATCCCCTACCTGACGGCGGGTTTTCCGCAGGCCGACTGCACCCCGGCGCTGATGCACGCGCTGGTGCAGGGCGGCGCCGACATCATCGAACTCGGGGTGCCCTTTTCCGACCCCATGGCCGACGGCCCGGTGATCCAGCAAGCCGGTGAACGCGCGCTGCGCGCCGGCGTCGGGCTGGCGCAGGTGCTGGCCATGGTGCGCGCCTTTCGCGCCCACGACCCCCACACCCCCGTGGTGCTGATGGGCTACGCGAACCCGGTCGAGCGCTACCAGATCAAGCACGGCGCCGGGGCCTTCGCGCGCGACGCCGCTGCCGCCGGGGTCGATGGGGTGCTGATCGTGGATTACCCGCCCGAGGAATGCCAGGATTTTGCCGCCGCCCTCAAAGCCCAGGGGCTGGACCTGATCTTTTTGCTGGCCCCCACCAGCAGCGAGGCGCGCATGGCCGAAGTCGGGCGCGTGGCCAGCGGCTACGTGTATTACGTCTCGCTCAAGGGCGTGACCGGGGCCGGGCACCTCGACACCGCCGCCGTAGAGGCCATGCTGCCGCGCATCCGGCGCCACGTGCACATCCCCGTGGGCGTGGGCTTTGGCATCCGCGACGCCGCCAGCGCCTGCGCCGTGGGCCGCAGCGCCGACGCCGTGGTGATCGGCACCCGCCTGATCCAGTTGCTCGACGCCGCCGCACCCGGGCAGGCCGAGGCCGTGGCGCGCGCCTTCATGGCCGAGCTGCGGCTGGCGCTGGATGGCATGGAGGGCAATCGGGGATAA
- the accD gene encoding acetyl-CoA carboxylase, carboxyltransferase subunit beta, with product MSWLEKLLPPKIKRADPAERRSMPEGLWLKCPSCEAVLYKSDLEKNLNVCPHCAHHHRIGARARLNAFLDAEGRYEIGQEVLPVDALKFKDSRKYPDRLKEALENTDETDALIVIGGSVQGIDLVAACFEFEFMGGSMGSVVGERFVRGVEAAIEQKVPFLCFTATGGARMQEGLLSLMQMAKTNAALTRLAKKGLPYISVLTDPTMGGVSAGFAFVGDVVIAEPKALIGFAGPRVIESTVRVKLPEGFQRAEFLLGKGALDMICDRRELRPTVANVLAMLQRQSADAVLSS from the coding sequence ATGTCCTGGCTAGAAAAACTGCTCCCGCCCAAAATCAAACGCGCCGACCCGGCCGAGCGCCGCAGCATGCCCGAGGGGCTGTGGCTCAAGTGCCCCAGTTGCGAGGCCGTGCTCTACAAGAGCGACCTGGAAAAAAACCTAAACGTCTGCCCGCACTGCGCGCACCACCACCGCATCGGCGCCCGGGCGCGCCTGAACGCCTTTCTGGACGCCGAAGGGCGCTACGAAATCGGCCAGGAGGTGCTGCCGGTCGATGCGCTCAAGTTCAAGGACAGCCGCAAATACCCCGATCGGCTCAAGGAGGCGCTAGAGAACACCGACGAGACCGATGCCCTGATCGTGATCGGCGGCTCGGTGCAGGGCATCGATCTGGTCGCGGCCTGCTTCGAGTTCGAATTCATGGGCGGCTCGATGGGCTCGGTCGTGGGCGAGCGCTTCGTGCGCGGCGTGGAGGCGGCGATCGAGCAAAAAGTCCCCTTCCTCTGCTTCACCGCCACCGGCGGGGCGCGCATGCAAGAGGGGCTGCTGAGCCTGATGCAGATGGCCAAGACCAACGCCGCCCTGACGCGGCTGGCCAAAAAGGGCCTGCCCTATATCAGCGTGCTGACCGACCCGACCATGGGCGGGGTGAGCGCCGGTTTTGCCTTCGTCGGCGATGTGGTGATCGCCGAACCCAAGGCGCTGATCGGCTTTGCCGGGCCGCGCGTGATCGAAAGCACGGTGCGCGTCAAGCTGCCGGAGGGCTTTCAGCGCGCCGAATTTTTGCTCGGCAAGGGCGCGCTGGACATGATCTGCGACCGGCGCGAGCTGCGCCCCACCGTGGCCAACGTGCTGGCCATGCTGCAGCGCCAGAGCGCGGACGCGGTGCTGAGCAGCTAG